The window GGTTGGATACTATGGAAATGCAAAATACAGCTATAAAGATAAGTATATCATTAAGGGAAGTATGCGTTATGACGGAACATCAAGGTTACCCAAAGATAGCCGATGGGGTTTGTTTTACTCCGGATCTTTTGCGTGGAGAATTTCGGATGAGGCTTTTTTAGCCGACGTCTCATGGCTTGACGATCTTAAATTCAGAGCCTCTTATGGCTCACTGGGTAATCAGAACATCAATAACTTCAATGGGGCTCCATACCCGTATCAGACACTGTTAAACTCCACTTATTACAATATAGGAGGTCAGACACTAACAGGGTTTTCAAGAAGTTCTCTTACCGATAATTCACTTACCTGGGAAACAACTACCATGTTAGATTTTGGTTTAGATGCTTCCCTGTTCAGTAATAAGCTAAATATAACTTTTGATTATTATCAAAAAGAAACATCAGACATTTTACGTCAGGGACAGATTCCGGATTACATAGGTTTAAACCCGCCAATAGTAAACAGAGGGACAATGCGCAATACCGGATATGAATTTATGTTGGGGTATAGAGATACTTTAGGAGAGGATTTCAACTTTGCTATCGATGCAAGCATATACGGATTTAAAAATGAATTGGTAAAATTCGGGGGGCAACAGATCAATAACAGAACCATATTCAGGGAAGGACTTGAATACGATGCATATTTTATGTATCAATACGATGGTATTTTTAGATCGGAAGAGGAAGCACAGCAGGCACCCGACCAAACCCCCGCCGGAGGAGCCAATGTTGCCGGAGGTGTAAGATTAAAAGATGAAAATAATGATGGTGTGGTAAATCAGGAAGATAAGGTAGTGATCGATGGTCGGTATCCTACTTTCAATTACTCTTTAAATCTGACAGCAAATTGGAAAAACTTCGATTTGACTGTTTTCTTGTTCGGGTCTGAGGGGCAAAAAACATATGTTACAGGGTGGGGAATTGAGCCATTCAGACAAAATGCGATGCCTATAAAAGACTGGAGAAACAGATGGACACCTGAAAATCCGGATGCATCCATGCCAAGACTTTATATTGCAGACGGAAGAGGAGCAGGAAACAATGGGGTTTCCTATACGTCATCTTATTTCCTCAAAGACGCTTCGTTTATGCGTATAAAGAACATAAACCTGGGGTATACTTTCAATAGCTTAATTGATGATTTAAAACTTCCGATTTCTAACTTAAGACTATTCGTGTCTTTAGATAATGTAGTAACATTTAGTTCATTTCCGGGTTTAGATCCTGAAAGACCTGTTACAAGCGGAGATTATGTTTCTTACCCACAGGTAAAGTCTTATACCATGGGATTAAATCTAACATTTTAAATACGGGATTATGAATTCAAGAATGCGAAATATATTCAAATGTTTATTATTCTCAATAGTTTTTTGGGGATGTGATAATGATATTTTAGATCAACAGCCACTCACAGAAATATCTCAGGATGCTTATTTTAATGATGTTTCACAGGTTGAAACCGGACTTACCGGAGTGTATTCCACACTTACGGATTACTATTTTGATGGCAGCTGGCCTTTTACCTGGGGATCAAGTCCATACGCACCTGCGCAATTAGATATGATGACGGATAATGGTTATACCAGGTATGATTATTGCGGGGCTAAAACCATCAGTACGGCAGGGATCAATGCCACAACTCACGGTGTGGTGGGTAATCTGTATGCTCATTGTTACAAAGGAATTCAACGAGCTAATTTTTTCAAAGAAGTAGTAGAAACGGTGGACTTTCTAAGCGATAATGAGAAAAATAAATTTTTAGCAGAAGCACTTTTCTTGCGGGCTTTCTTTTATTATCAGTTGGCCAGAACCTATGGAAATGTTCCGTTAGTCTTAACTACTGAGGTAGACCAAGAGAACCCAATAGGTAATTTGCCGGCAGGGCAGGAAGCACAGCAACGAACCCTGGTATTGGAGCAAGTTGTCGATGATTTAAATTTTGCAGCCACACATTTACCGGATGAGATCTTTACGGGAAGAGCCGTGAAAGGAAGTGCACAGGCATTGCAGATGCATGCATATTTACTTATGGAAAATTATGCCAAAGTAGTTGAAGTGGGTGAATCTTTTATCGGGAATACAGTTCACGATTTATCGCCTTCGTATAGTGATATTTTTATTAAATCCGGACAAGCGGATAATAAAGAAATATTGTTCTCCATACAATGGAATGCTCCTACCAATTATCCTAACCCCGGCCCTAATCGAACCATTGGAGCATGGCAGGGAGCTCAGCCTTTTTACGACCTGATTTCTGATTATGAGGATAATAGTGGAAATCTGGTAGCCAGGCC of the Zhouia spongiae genome contains:
- a CDS encoding RagB/SusD family nutrient uptake outer membrane protein — protein: MNSRMRNIFKCLLFSIVFWGCDNDILDQQPLTEISQDAYFNDVSQVETGLTGVYSTLTDYYFDGSWPFTWGSSPYAPAQLDMMTDNGYTRYDYCGAKTISTAGINATTHGVVGNLYAHCYKGIQRANFFKEVVETVDFLSDNEKNKFLAEALFLRAFFYYQLARTYGNVPLVLTTEVDQENPIGNLPAGQEAQQRTLVLEQVVDDLNFAATHLPDEIFTGRAVKGSAQALQMHAYLLMENYAKVVEVGESFIGNTVHDLSPSYSDIFIKSGQADNKEILFSIQWNAPTNYPNPGPNRTIGAWQGAQPFYDLISDYEDNSGNLVARPLPSEGDSQVDDYQNMDPRFDMTFVVLGGNWEGITANETFTPGDNETGYGIKKFMPVPFENDLATNVISDQDWVILRYADVLLMYAEAKNEVDGPTAEVYDAINTVRSRPDVLMPDLPDGLTQTEMRTRIRRERRVELALENWRYFDLRRWGIANTELNDDMPLTNGTSFTLVYQPHYEFWPIPENAFNKNTNLNQNTGY